DNA sequence from the Actinomycetota bacterium genome:
TCAAAGAAGAGCTGCAAGCAAGAGGGCATGTCTTTAAGTCGGAGACCGACACCGAGGTCATCGCCCATCTTGTCGAAGAGAAATACGACGGAAATCTTTTCGAGGCCGTGCGGGCCGCGATTGACGAGGTAAGGGGTTCGTTCGCGATAGCCGTTCTCTGTAAGCATGAGCAGGATAAAATCATCGCCGCCCGCAAAGACAGCCCGCTCATCCTGGGTTTGGGCGAGGGCGAGAATTTCATCGCCTCGGACATCCCCGCGATTCTCGGCCGCACACGGGATATCCTCCTTCTCGAAAACGATGAGATGGCCGAGGTCACGACCGAGTACGTCAAGATATTCGACCGCCACGGCGCGCTCGTCGAACGCGAGATATTCGAGGTCCATTGGGATGACGAGGCCGCGGAGAAGTGCGGCTACGAGGATTTCATGCTCAAAGAGATTTACGAGCAGCCGGTGGCTGTCCGCGAGACCATTCGCAGCAGTTTCCAAGGGAGCAAAGTCGTCGTCGAGAATTCGGCCCATCTGACCGACGATACCGTCAAATCGATAAACAAGATATTTGTCGTCGCGTGCGGCACATCCTACCACGCGGGCCTCGTCGGCAAGACCGTTATCGAGAATTGGGCGAGAATCCCCGTCGAGGTCGACATCGCCTCGGAGTTTAGATATCGCAACCCGATAATCGATGAAAAAACACTGGTCGTCCCGATCTCACAATCGGGCGAGACCGCCGACACATTGGCGAGCATGCGCGAGGCGAAACAGCGCGGCGCCAAGATAATGGCGATAAGCAACGTGGTCGGGAGCAGTATCGCGCGCGAGGCGGACGGCACGATTTACACGCACGCCGGCCCCGAGATAGGTGTCGCGGCCACCAAGACGCTGGTCTCGCAGATGTCGGCCATATACGTGCTCGCGCTCTATTTGGCGCAGTTGCGCGGTACGCTCACCCAGGCCGAAATCGAGACTTACGCCGCCGAGCTTAAAGAGTTGCCCGACAAAATAGAGACGCTCCTTGCCGACGTCGATGATATAAAGATATGCGCGCGGGAGTTCGTCGATTGCGGGAGTTTTCTTTTCATGGGGCGCGGAATCGGCGTGCCGGTCGCCATGGAGGGCGCGCTCAAGCTAAAAGAGATATCCTACATCCACGCCGAGGGCTATGCCGCCGGCGAGATGAAGCACGGCCCCATCGCGCTGCTGGAGCGCGGCGTTCCCGTCGTAGTAGTCGCCACAAAAGGCCGCACCTACGAGAAGGTGATAAGCAATATCCAGGAGGCGCGCGCGCGCGATTCTTACGTCATCGCGGTCGCCACCGCCGGCGACGAGGAGATAAAACACCACGCCGACTACGTATTCTTTGTGCCCGAGACGAGCGAGTTCCTCTCGGCCATCCCGGCGGTCGTGCCGCTGCAGCTTCTCGCCTACAACATAGCAAAACTAAGAGGCTGCAACGTCGACCAGCCCCGGAATTTGGCTAAGAGCGTGACGGTGGAGTAACCTTACTTAAATAGCGAGCCTGGAATGGGCAGCGCCTTTACATTTACCATCCCCGTGGTATCGGATACCAAAGAGCACCTCAGGCCCGAGGGGGAAGTTAATTATGGGTAAAGAAAAGATCCTGGTCGTTGATGATGAGCCAAAAATATTAAAAGTTATCGAGCACTCTTTGCGCAACGAAGGTTTTCACATCCTGAAGGCCTCTGATGGCGCCGAAGCGCTAAGTCGCTCTCTCAAGTCAAACTTTTTCAGGCAATATTGTTATAGATTTGTAAGATTTGTTTAACAACTTGTTAACTTTTTGTCGTATCTTCTATTTAAGACTATTTTTGCAAACGATTTTTCAACCAGGGTCGTCACTGAAAGCTCGGGGGAAGGGGGTGGATCGATTTGAAGCTTAAAGGTCTAACTTCGCTTAAGGGACTGTCTTTAGTCGCCGTCCTTCTTCTTTTTTTCGGCGGGATATCCTACGCCGGTTTTGAAGCGACTTCTACCAACGAGTTCTGCGGAAGTTGCCATGTGATGGAGCGGGCATATGAATCCTGGTATCACTCAGCCCACAGAGAGCCCATCAGCTCATGCGAAGACTGTCATCTGCCAAAAAACCTCGGCAATAAAATAGTGTACAAGATTGGCTCGGGTGCTAATGACATCTACAAGAATTTAACCGGGCCTCCCGATGTCATCCATGCTAAAGATAATACCAGGGAAATCGTTAATGAGAACTGCGTGAGTTGCCACGCGGAGTTAATAACCAAGATTGACTTGAGCGGGGGCGGCAAATGTGTAGACTGCCACCGCGGCACACCTCATGGGCGCTAATTTAAAGGAAAGGTCGTGAAGACATGAGAAAATGGGTTGCTCTGTTGTTATCAACGTTAATATTATTGACCTTAGTCGCTGTTATTGGTTGCGGAAACCGCGAGGCGGATGTCGCATCC
Encoded proteins:
- the glmS gene encoding glutamine--fructose-6-phosphate transaminase (isomerizing), coding for MCGIVGYIGQQDTVPILVNGLKRLEYRGYDSAGIATLNGDISVVRRLGKLAELEIALGCDALTATIGIGHTRWATHGRPSEENAHPHADCSGDIAVVHNGIIENYLSLKEELQARGHVFKSETDTEVIAHLVEEKYDGNLFEAVRAAIDEVRGSFAIAVLCKHEQDKIIAARKDSPLILGLGEGENFIASDIPAILGRTRDILLLENDEMAEVTTEYVKIFDRHGALVEREIFEVHWDDEAAEKCGYEDFMLKEIYEQPVAVRETIRSSFQGSKVVVENSAHLTDDTVKSINKIFVVACGTSYHAGLVGKTVIENWARIPVEVDIASEFRYRNPIIDEKTLVVPISQSGETADTLASMREAKQRGAKIMAISNVVGSSIAREADGTIYTHAGPEIGVAATKTLVSQMSAIYVLALYLAQLRGTLTQAEIETYAAELKELPDKIETLLADVDDIKICAREFVDCGSFLFMGRGIGVPVAMEGALKLKEISYIHAEGYAAGEMKHGPIALLERGVPVVVVATKGRTYEKVISNIQEARARDSYVIAVATAGDEEIKHHADYVFFVPETSEFLSAIPAVVPLQLLAYNIAKLRGCNVDQPRNLAKSVTVE
- a CDS encoding NapC/NirT family cytochrome c, which encodes MKLKGLTSLKGLSLVAVLLLFFGGISYAGFEATSTNEFCGSCHVMERAYESWYHSAHREPISSCEDCHLPKNLGNKIVYKIGSGANDIYKNLTGPPDVIHAKDNTREIVNENCVSCHAELITKIDLSGGGKCVDCHRGTPHGR